In Mangrovivirga cuniculi, the following proteins share a genomic window:
- a CDS encoding SusC/RagA family TonB-linked outer membrane protein codes for MRKSLLFFSAFLFMVFQTVAQDRTVTGKVTDESGEGIPGVNVVVKGTTQGTVTDVTGNYSLNVSSDNATLVFSSIGYLAQEIPVGSQSTIDVTMESDITELTEVVVTGYSSETRDKLSGSISTVNAQQMEEVPIPSFDQVLQGRSPGLYVSSGSGQPGSAANVRIRGNGSISVGNDPLYILDGVPITGEEFSALNSNDFESVSVLKDASATAIYGSRGANGVIVITSKQGKRNSSNISYRYQFGVTEQAREKFEMMNSEEKVAFEQLVGRGPAGGLDPNDPDDAALLEQYRNTNTDWKDIFTRNGTLQNHEVALSGGSDRTTYYASVGYLAQDGQAINSDLERYTFRLNLGTDVTEKLRLDFNSTVGYSISNTLPSEGAVALANPFAAVYLANPYEDPYDDETGEIVTGGGRTGSNTLELVQTGTRETSQLKGVISGSLKYQIVDQFYLKTTLGVDYTQDDRQFYTDPESFYGRNEQNGNQGSYQQDFTKDWGYVWTTIGGYDQIFGNHAISVIGGMEVIENRFDQFGYEGYGLNPKLPLTPDGLTPGSAEEGFIPVFFGGKTNSSLYSLFLVGNYTYNDKYNFKASIRRDGSSRFGENNQYAVFWSLGDHGIFLRNLSLKTLRS; via the coding sequence ATGAGGAAAAGTTTACTGTTTTTCAGTGCTTTCCTGTTTATGGTTTTTCAAACCGTAGCACAGGATCGGACAGTTACCGGTAAGGTAACTGATGAGTCCGGTGAAGGAATTCCCGGAGTAAACGTGGTAGTTAAGGGTACAACACAGGGTACTGTGACAGATGTTACTGGTAATTACTCATTAAACGTTTCAAGTGATAATGCGACACTGGTATTTTCTTCTATAGGCTACTTAGCTCAGGAAATTCCAGTTGGAAGTCAATCTACCATAGATGTAACTATGGAATCAGACATTACTGAACTTACAGAAGTTGTGGTAACAGGATATTCGTCAGAAACAAGAGATAAGCTTTCTGGTTCGATTAGTACAGTTAATGCCCAGCAAATGGAAGAAGTTCCGATTCCTTCATTTGATCAGGTACTTCAGGGTCGATCTCCCGGTCTGTACGTAAGTTCAGGATCTGGACAGCCAGGTTCAGCAGCCAATGTTCGAATCAGAGGTAATGGTTCAATCAGTGTTGGTAATGACCCACTTTACATATTAGACGGCGTGCCAATTACAGGTGAAGAATTTTCTGCTCTTAACAGCAATGATTTTGAGAGTGTATCTGTTCTTAAAGATGCATCTGCAACTGCTATTTATGGTTCTAGAGGTGCAAACGGTGTAATTGTAATTACTTCCAAACAAGGAAAAAGAAACTCATCAAATATTTCTTACAGATATCAATTCGGTGTTACCGAGCAAGCTCGTGAGAAATTTGAAATGATGAACTCTGAAGAAAAAGTTGCTTTTGAACAACTTGTTGGAAGAGGACCTGCTGGTGGTTTAGATCCAAATGATCCGGATGATGCTGCTTTATTAGAGCAATACAGAAATACAAATACTGATTGGAAAGATATTTTCACAAGAAATGGTACGCTTCAAAATCATGAAGTAGCACTAAGTGGAGGTTCTGACAGAACTACGTATTATGCATCAGTAGGATATCTAGCACAAGATGGTCAGGCTATCAATTCTGATCTTGAAAGATATACTTTCAGATTAAACCTGGGAACTGATGTAACTGAAAAGTTACGACTTGACTTTAACTCAACTGTTGGTTATAGCATTTCTAATACACTACCTTCTGAGGGTGCTGTTGCATTGGCAAACCCATTTGCCGCTGTTTATCTTGCAAACCCATATGAAGATCCTTATGATGATGAAACCGGAGAAATTGTTACTGGTGGTGGTCGAACAGGTTCGAATACTCTTGAATTGGTACAAACCGGTACTCGTGAAACTAGCCAGTTGAAAGGTGTTATTTCAGGATCATTAAAGTATCAAATAGTCGATCAGTTTTATTTAAAAACAACATTGGGTGTAGATTATACTCAGGATGACAGACAATTTTATACTGATCCGGAATCATTCTATGGTAGAAACGAGCAAAATGGTAACCAGGGTAGTTATCAGCAGGATTTCACTAAAGACTGGGGATATGTATGGACTACTATTGGAGGTTATGATCAAATTTTCGGCAACCATGCGATCAGTGTAATTGGTGGTATGGAAGTTATTGAGAATAGATTTGACCAATTTGGATATGAAGGATATGGTCTAAATCCAAAATTACCTTTAACACCTGATGGGTTAACTCCAGGGTCTGCAGAAGAAGGATTTATTCCAGTATTCTTTGGTGGAAAAACAAATAGTTCTCTTTACTCATTATTTTTGGTAGGTAATTACACTTATAATGATAAGTATAATTTCAAAGCAAGTATTCGTAGAGATGGATCATCTAGGTTTGGTGAAAATAACCAATATGCAGTATTTTGGTCTTTAGGGGATCATGGAATATTTCTCAGGAATCTTTCCTTGAAAACTCTGAGGTCGTAA
- a CDS encoding TonB-dependent receptor domain-containing protein: MVFRGSWNISQESFLENSEVVSNLRLRASYGTTGNQDGIGNFQSYGLYSTNSYGGTQGLAVSQLANPDLKWELSSQANVGFDFGFLKNRISGTLDLYNNITSDLFVSYQLSRTTGFTQILSNEGEMRNRGIEFSINVDVLTIGNFNWNVGGNIAYNDNEILDLGQVNEFEQGTSIIRVGLPLGSHYIVEWAGVNPSNGEPLYRDLEGNVTNVFDASNSKAIFGTSTPPTTGGFTTEWSYKGLSLSAFFTFAQGYSRFNNQTFFQENPNFAQFNLSSIMNTMWKEPGDITEVQSFRYQRQFSSKDIEDASYLRLRNVRLNYNLPSSLLNRTGFLKQASIFAQGQNLFTWTEFTGFDPEDDNNIAQYEYPASKVYTVGLNVKF, translated from the coding sequence TTGGTCTTTAGGGGATCATGGAATATTTCTCAGGAATCTTTCCTTGAAAACTCTGAGGTCGTAAGTAACCTAAGGTTAAGAGCTTCATATGGTACAACTGGTAACCAGGATGGTATTGGGAATTTCCAGTCTTATGGATTATATTCTACAAATAGTTACGGTGGTACTCAGGGTCTTGCAGTTTCACAGTTAGCAAACCCAGATCTTAAATGGGAGCTTTCTTCTCAGGCAAACGTTGGGTTTGACTTTGGTTTCTTAAAAAATAGAATCTCTGGTACATTAGATTTATATAACAATATTACATCTGATCTTTTCGTAAGTTATCAGTTATCAAGAACAACAGGTTTCACTCAAATTCTTAGTAACGAAGGTGAAATGAGAAACCGAGGTATTGAGTTTAGTATCAATGTTGATGTACTAACTATTGGAAACTTTAACTGGAATGTCGGAGGTAACATTGCTTACAATGATAATGAAATTCTTGATCTTGGTCAGGTAAATGAATTTGAGCAGGGAACAAGTATTATCAGAGTAGGTCTTCCTTTAGGATCTCACTATATTGTTGAGTGGGCAGGTGTTAACCCTTCAAATGGAGAACCTTTATACAGAGACCTGGAAGGTAACGTAACAAACGTTTTTGATGCTAGTAATTCTAAAGCAATTTTTGGGACTTCAACTCCTCCAACTACTGGTGGATTTACAACTGAGTGGTCTTACAAAGGTCTTTCATTAAGTGCTTTCTTTACCTTTGCACAAGGTTACAGCAGATTTAACAACCAGACCTTCTTCCAGGAAAACCCGAATTTCGCTCAGTTTAATCTTTCTAGCATAATGAATACAATGTGGAAAGAGCCAGGAGATATTACTGAAGTTCAAAGTTTCAGATATCAAAGACAATTCTCTAGTAAGGATATTGAAGATGCTTCATACCTAAGATTGAGAAATGTTAGGCTTAATTATAACCTACCTTCGTCTTTACTTAACAGAACTGGGTTCTTAAAGCAAGCTTCGATATTTGCTCAGGGCCAGAACTTGTTTACCTGGACAGAATTTACTGGCTTTGATCCGGAAGATGATAATAACATCGCTCAGTATGAGTACCCGGCATCAAAAGTTTATACTGTAGGGTTAAATGTTAAATTTTAA
- a CDS encoding VPS10 domain-containing protein, which produces MRKLLLFTLIFLTTISVVFHLNKERSSSNREPSLKNEYEDQFTHWWNNKKEAKRNGASKADKPEEFLNYYNSIRTKYGDNGPKYGVNYLLEESEKLGSQNFIKNKLLVFDERGPANVPGRTRGLIVDPRDATGNTWFAGSVGGGIWKTTDAGTTWENKTPELPNIAISWLVMAPSDNQILYAGTGEGFSASAGFIKGAGVFKSIDGGETWNQLQSTANENFQTISRIIVDPENPDVVLVCANNDPLNADTFNSGIFKTTDGGDSWSRVYDAQRSYVQDLDYEPGNFSVIYAAERRFGVLKSTDAGETWESANTGMQPSGRVEITVSPVKTDRLFASAEGGQTGNGSDLYISDDGAQTWNLLLESSKSDNIENNVDFLGGQGWYDNIVMPHPFDKDIVYVGGVNLWKFSISDGDIETTPTVQGTNTEGETLFQLVQFGGEYENGTIGSGTAEIADISSVEVRFGPGLSQMAHRFTVPEGRGAGVAAGDYTYQDYVEVPFEVWDTDNNRQLMVSFRDQQKDGEFNLINLNTAEGEEENHSREYIYIHTTDYKTTADSSIAVDGGQEASNSYFIWPYLDGSASWNPDNLPSTVFSINWGSLSGRIKDTYVVADAYGQFTGVNSFSQTTGATTVTGVHPDHHNLVPIITDETFKEFKILNASDGGIYVTNSGKDPGVTDGDWNYSGNGYNTTQFYFVDKAPGEDRYVGGTQDNGTWLTPPYEESDETTKYKRALGGDGFGVVWHYTDPSKILGSVYYNSINKSENGGASFQSATEGLSDVGAGSAPFITRLENSNSQPDVVYAVGASGVWKSSDFADSWSSVYQGDDWRMTTFAQVKISEATPMVVYAGAGMVEGITNLIVSKDNGNSFEPVNNYTEVEMGLISGLGTHPNDPAQAFALFSFAKSPKVLHTTDYGQTWKDISGFGTSEVSSNGFPDVAVFDLQVMPFDNNIIWVGTEIGIVESTDGGETWHKLNSSLPAASVWDIKIEDDQIVMATHGRGIWSITIPELPETILAPQLKDIGFSLSLDPIFDIESRTDFDSVGILIEGYDSLFTDGLPSGVTSVLVDLAGEENEISFSFVGYKNGLAFPGKNYIQTIGSWPEPVNEYVNYFTSSTEDFGTKDIKQTSSSAFKGRPYQTPHNYKADTEYELLLEIPIRVSQSNAFISYKDVAIVEPTLNEDNSLKDYVVVEASNDGFNWIPLENPYNASYDETWLELYNNGSNPDESHFKEHYIELDQFFEAGEIILVRFRMISDSETTGWGWVVDDLIIQSRNSYLSIEDDLIDKVTLYPTILSNGNRININTKQDLDSYSIFRLSGQEVQAGKLNSDNSITLTNCYSKGIYIVRLFDPSGNATVSRKIIVN; this is translated from the coding sequence ATCTTCTTAACCACCATTTCGGTAGTCTTTCATTTAAATAAAGAACGCAGTTCTTCTAATAGGGAACCATCTTTGAAAAATGAATATGAAGATCAGTTTACACATTGGTGGAATAATAAAAAAGAAGCTAAGAGAAACGGGGCATCTAAAGCAGATAAACCCGAAGAATTTCTTAATTATTATAATTCTATTCGTACTAAATACGGTGATAATGGCCCGAAATACGGAGTGAATTATTTATTGGAGGAATCTGAAAAATTAGGATCTCAGAATTTTATAAAAAATAAGTTATTAGTATTTGACGAAAGAGGTCCTGCTAATGTACCAGGCCGTACCAGAGGATTAATAGTAGATCCAAGAGATGCGACTGGAAATACTTGGTTTGCAGGATCTGTTGGTGGTGGTATCTGGAAAACCACAGATGCGGGTACAACCTGGGAAAATAAAACGCCTGAACTACCAAATATCGCCATTAGTTGGTTGGTGATGGCACCTTCTGACAACCAAATATTATATGCTGGCACAGGTGAAGGATTTTCTGCTTCAGCTGGATTTATAAAAGGTGCCGGAGTATTTAAATCAATTGACGGAGGTGAAACCTGGAATCAATTGCAATCAACGGCAAATGAGAATTTCCAAACAATTAGTAGAATAATAGTTGATCCTGAAAATCCGGATGTTGTATTAGTTTGTGCTAATAATGACCCACTAAATGCTGATACGTTTAATAGTGGAATCTTCAAAACGACTGATGGAGGTGATTCCTGGAGTCGAGTTTATGATGCACAGCGTTCTTATGTTCAGGACCTTGATTACGAACCAGGTAACTTCTCAGTTATTTATGCTGCTGAAAGAAGGTTTGGAGTATTGAAATCTACTGACGCAGGAGAAACCTGGGAAAGTGCTAATACAGGAATGCAACCTTCAGGAAGAGTTGAAATTACTGTTTCTCCAGTTAAAACGGACAGACTTTTTGCCTCTGCAGAAGGTGGTCAAACCGGAAATGGTTCTGATCTTTATATCTCTGATGATGGTGCTCAAACATGGAATTTGTTATTAGAATCTTCTAAGAGTGATAACATAGAAAACAATGTAGACTTTCTTGGTGGTCAGGGATGGTATGACAATATTGTTATGCCGCACCCGTTTGATAAGGATATTGTTTATGTAGGAGGTGTTAACTTGTGGAAGTTTTCTATATCAGATGGAGATATTGAGACTACTCCGACTGTTCAGGGTACTAATACAGAAGGAGAAACTCTTTTTCAATTGGTTCAATTTGGTGGTGAGTATGAAAATGGAACTATTGGCAGTGGTACTGCAGAAATTGCAGATATATCTTCTGTAGAAGTTCGATTTGGCCCGGGGTTATCTCAGATGGCTCATCGTTTTACTGTACCAGAAGGTCGAGGAGCCGGAGTAGCTGCAGGTGATTACACCTACCAGGACTATGTTGAAGTTCCATTTGAAGTTTGGGATACTGATAATAATCGTCAGCTAATGGTTTCTTTCAGAGATCAGCAGAAAGATGGTGAATTTAATCTGATTAATCTTAATACAGCTGAGGGAGAGGAAGAAAACCATTCCCGTGAATATATTTATATCCATACCACGGACTATAAAACAACAGCTGATTCAAGTATCGCAGTAGATGGAGGTCAGGAGGCTTCAAATTCATATTTCATATGGCCATATCTGGATGGAAGTGCTTCGTGGAATCCTGATAATTTACCTTCAACTGTATTTTCTATAAACTGGGGAAGCCTGAGTGGAAGAATTAAAGATACTTATGTAGTTGCAGATGCATATGGACAGTTCACTGGCGTAAATTCATTCAGCCAAACAACTGGCGCTACTACAGTTACAGGGGTACATCCTGATCACCATAATCTTGTACCAATCATTACTGATGAAACATTTAAGGAATTTAAAATATTGAATGCCAGCGATGGTGGAATTTATGTTACTAATTCTGGTAAAGACCCGGGCGTTACAGATGGAGATTGGAATTATTCAGGCAATGGATATAACACTACTCAATTTTACTTTGTAGATAAAGCACCTGGAGAAGACAGATATGTAGGTGGAACACAAGATAATGGAACCTGGCTGACACCACCTTATGAGGAAAGTGATGAAACTACTAAGTATAAAAGAGCACTAGGTGGAGATGGCTTTGGTGTGGTATGGCATTACACCGATCCTTCAAAGATTTTGGGATCTGTATACTACAATAGTATCAATAAATCAGAAAATGGAGGAGCTTCCTTCCAAAGCGCAACAGAAGGATTGTCAGATGTAGGCGCTGGTTCTGCTCCATTTATTACGAGATTGGAAAATTCTAATTCTCAGCCTGATGTTGTTTATGCAGTAGGAGCCAGTGGTGTTTGGAAATCTTCTGATTTCGCTGATTCCTGGAGTTCAGTATACCAGGGTGATGATTGGAGAATGACCACCTTTGCTCAGGTTAAAATTTCTGAGGCTACACCAATGGTTGTTTATGCTGGAGCTGGAATGGTTGAAGGAATTACAAATCTTATCGTTTCTAAAGACAATGGTAATTCTTTCGAGCCGGTAAACAACTATACTGAAGTTGAGATGGGCCTAATTTCAGGATTAGGGACTCATCCGAATGATCCGGCTCAGGCTTTTGCATTATTTTCATTTGCGAAATCACCAAAAGTGCTTCATACTACTGATTATGGTCAAACCTGGAAGGATATTTCTGGTTTCGGGACCTCAGAAGTGTCTTCTAATGGCTTCCCGGATGTAGCTGTATTTGATTTACAGGTTATGCCATTTGATAACAATATTATTTGGGTAGGGACTGAAATCGGAATAGTTGAATCTACAGATGGAGGCGAAACCTGGCATAAGCTGAATTCAAGCTTACCGGCTGCATCAGTTTGGGATATAAAGATTGAGGATGATCAGATTGTTATGGCTACACATGGTCGAGGGATATGGTCAATAACTATTCCTGAACTACCGGAGACAATTTTAGCTCCTCAACTAAAAGATATTGGTTTTTCTTTAAGTCTTGATCCTATTTTTGATATCGAGTCAAGAACTGATTTTGATAGTGTAGGAATATTAATAGAAGGGTACGATAGCCTGTTTACTGATGGATTACCTTCAGGAGTTACTTCGGTATTAGTTGATTTAGCCGGTGAGGAAAATGAAATAAGTTTTAGTTTCGTTGGTTACAAAAATGGATTGGCTTTTCCGGGTAAAAATTATATCCAGACAATAGGAAGTTGGCCAGAACCAGTTAATGAATATGTGAATTATTTTACTAGTTCAACAGAGGATTTTGGTACAAAAGATATAAAACAAACTTCTTCTTCAGCTTTTAAAGGTAGACCATACCAAACTCCACATAATTATAAAGCAGATACTGAATATGAATTGCTTTTGGAAATCCCGATTAGGGTCAGTCAGTCAAATGCATTTATAAGCTACAAAGATGTTGCAATTGTTGAACCAACCCTCAATGAGGATAATTCTCTAAAAGATTATGTGGTAGTAGAAGCTTCTAATGACGGATTTAATTGGATTCCTTTAGAAAATCCTTACAATGCTTCTTATGATGAGACATGGCTTGAACTTTATAATAATGGCAGTAATCCTGACGAAAGCCATTTTAAAGAACATTACATAGAACTTGATCAGTTTTTCGAAGCCGGAGAGATTATTCTTGTTAGATTTAGAATGATATCTGATTCAGAAACAACTGGTTGGGGATGGGTCGTTGATGATCTGATTATTCAAAGTAGAAATAGCTATTTATCGATAGAGGATGACCTTATCGACAAGGTGACACTGTATCCAACTATCTTATCAAATGGAAATCGAATTAATATAAATACGAAACAAGATTTAGATTCATATTCCATATTCAGGCTTTCGGGTCAGGAGGTCCAAGCAGGAAAGTTAAATTCTGATAATTCAATTACATTAACTAATTGTTATTCTAAAGGGATTTATATTGTTCGATTGTTTGATCCTTCAGGAAATGCGACTGTATCAAGAAAGATAATTGTAAATTAA